In one window of Cydia fagiglandana chromosome 10, ilCydFagi1.1, whole genome shotgun sequence DNA:
- the LOC134668036 gene encoding organic cation transporter protein-like produces MASSGAEGVCGWGRWQARLALLLALPVLLTGMYCTNYVFLAAASNHRCLVPECEGNSNETSYSAARADWGGYALPKDACARYQPLDDTCGSESFKQTLMECEEIVYESHSSIVAEFGLGCQEWKRSLVGTIHNVGMLISLPIIGHISDHYGRRTALIVSGVGAGILGLCKSLAGSYYAYLMWELLETILGASVYPAAFVLMIEWLGVEHRILASLVLGIPLACGAATLSLLDYLAGYWRTWCRIAYPPSLLLLLYPWLLPESIRWLAIQNRVSEAVAVMKQAARWNRVQASDEAFEKMLCDQNEKTPVAKVEEESLFAAFLKYGALRRRLCVCFVWWISAVFVFYGLAVHVHALGGSAHATYAMVAAAELPALLLNTLLLDRAGRRPVLTAAFLTTACALVAISCLPEGSGWWATALYLIGKLGATMSLNALYVYTAELFPTRARHRLLAACSTCGRLGAVLAPLTPMLGQLKPWLPTAIFGTLPLLSAALTRLVPDTLHARLPDSFSDLDPARIRAADV; encoded by the exons ATGGCGAGTAGTGGCGCGGAGGGGGTGTGCGGGTGGGGGCGCTGGCAGGCGCGGCTGGCGCTGCTGCTGGCGCTGCCCGTGCTGCTGACGGGCATGTACTGCACCAACTACGTGTTCCTGGCCGCGGCATCCAATCACAG ATGCCTGGTCCCAGAATGCGAAGGCAACTCGAACGAGACGTCGTATTCCGCGGCGCGCGCAGATTGGGGTGGGTACGCGCTGCCCAAAGATGCGTGCGCGCGCTACCAACCCCTTGACGACACGTGTGGGTCGGAGTCGTTCAAGCAGACTCTGATGGAGTGTGAGGAGATAGTGTACGAGTCACACAGCAGCATCGTGGCGGAG TTTGGCCTGGGCTGTCAAGAATGGAAACGCTCGCTGGTGGGCACCATCCACAACGTGGGCATGCTCATCTCGCTGCCCATCATTGGGCACATTTCTGACCACTACGGCCGCCGCACGGCATTG ATAGTAAGCGGCGTGGGTGCCGGTATCCTCGGGCTGTGCAAGTCTTTGGCTGGATCTTACTACGCGTACCTGATGTGGGAACTATTAGAAACCATCCTGGGCGCCAGCGTCTACCCAGCGGCTTTCGTGCTCA TGATCGAATGGCTGGGTGTCGAGCACCGGATCCTCGCCAGTCTCGTCCTGGGCATCCCCCTGGCCTGCGGCGCCGCGACGCTCTCCCTTCTCGACTACCTAGCTGGCTATTGGCGTACTTGGTGCCGCATAGCCTACCCACCGTCCTTGCTCTTGCTGCTCTACCCCTGGCTCTTACCGGAGAGTATCCGCTGGTTGGCCATTCAGAACCGCGTGTCAGAAGCCGTCGCGGTGATGAAACAGGCGGCGCGGTGGAACCGCGTGCAGGCCTCGGATGAGGCGTTTGAGAAGATGCTGTGTGATCAGAATGAGAAGACGCCTGTGGCTAAGGTTGAGGAGGAGAGCCTATTTGCCGCTTTTCTCAA ATACGGCGCCCTCCGACGCCGCCTATGCGTGTGCTTCGTGTGGTGGATCTCGGCCGTGTTCGTGTTCTACGGATTAGCGGTGCACGTGCACGCTCTGggcggctccgcgcacgccacCTACGCCATGGTGGCGGCGGCCGAGCTGCCTGCCCTGCTGCTCAACACGCTGCTGCTGGACCGTGCTGGGAGGCGGCCGGTGCTGACGGCTGCGTTCCTCACGACGGCCTGTGCGCTTGTCGCGATTTCCTGTTTGCCAG AAGGTAGCGGCTGGTGGGCCACAGCGCTCTACCTGATCGGCAAGCTCGGCGCCACCATGTCCTTGAACGCGCTGTACGTGTACACAGCTGAACTGTTCCCCACTCGCGCACGGCACCGTCTGCTAGCCGCCTGTTCTACCTGTGGTCGGCTTGGGGCTGTGCTGGCTCCGCTTACACCTATGCTG GGGCAGTTGAAGCCGTGGCTGCCGACAGCGATCTTCGGCACGCTGCCGCTGCTGAGCGCGGCGCTTACTCGACTAGTACCTGACACATTGCACGCGCGGCTACCTGACTCCTTCTCTGATTTGGATCCGGCGCGCATCCGCGCTGCTGATGTCTGA